One Mycolicibacterium rufum genomic window, GTGCCCTTCGCCATCACCGCGGAACGCTTCGCCGACATCCCGGCGGCACTGGCCCGCCTCGTCGACACCGTGGTCGAGGTGGCGCCGCTGCGGGAGCGTTCCGGCGATATCCTCCCGTTGGCCGCGCACATCGCACGCCAGGCCCGGGGCCGCGACGTCGGCTTCACCCCTGCCGCGGCGCGGGCGCTGCAGGGTTTTGGCTGGCCGGGCAACACCGATCAACTCGGTTCGGTCGTCCGCCACGCCGTCAGCAGGACCGACCTCGTCGACGTCGCGCACCTGCCGTCGGAGGTCCTGGCCGGCAGCACGCGCCGACTCACCCGCATCGAGGCCTTCGAGCGCGGGGAGATCATCCGCGTGCTGGCGTTCGGCGCCCCGACGATGGCCGAGGCGGCCCGGGAACTCGGGATGAGCAGGGCGACGCTCTACCGCAAGATCGCGCAGTACGACATCGACGTCGCACGCCTGCACGGCTGACGGATCAGGCGGAGACCTCGACGGGAGCGGGCTCCTGTGCCTGCGTCGTGAAGCAGAACATACTCGCGGCGAAGCTGAGCAGCGCCACGGCGCCGCCGAGAACGGCGAAGAGCGTCTCGGACATCGTCCAGCTCGCCAGCGCGAACGCGACCGCGATGATCGCGGTGACGAGGAGGAACAGGCCCGTGGTGGCGACGGCCTCGTTGAACGGGTCCTCAGCGTGCGCGGTGTCGGCCCTGTCGGCCATGGTGGTCCTCCTCGAACTGCCGATCCTTCGGCGTGCTGCCTCCGAGTTACCCCATCGTCAATCAGCGAAAACCTCCGACGGCGTGACGGTGCTCACCACCGTCTCCGGTCGTTGCGCCGCGCACGGTGCGTCGCCGGAGGGTCGCGATTCTGCGACCATGGGCCGCATGGATCCGTTTCGAGGGGGAATGATCTGCTGATGAGCGACGTGAAGTTCCTGGATCTGCACGGCGACCGGTTCGCCTACCGCGACGAGGGCAGCGGCGACGAGGTGTTGCTCCTGATTCACGGGATGGCGGGAAGTTCCGAGACGTGGCGTGCAGTGATTCCCCGGCTCGCCACCAGGTACCGCGTGGTGGCGCCCGACCTGCTCGGCCACGGCCAGTCCGCGAAGCCCCGCGGGGACTACTCGCTCGGCGCGTTCGCGGTGTGGCTGCGCGACCTGCTCGACGAACTCGGCATCGCGCGGGCCACGGTCGTCGGACAGTCGCTCGGCGGTGGGGTGGCGATGCAGTTCGCCTATCAGCATCGCGATTACTGCGAGCGGTTGATCCTGATCAGCAGCGGCGGGCTAGGCCAGGACGTCGGGTGGACCCTGCGTCTGCTCTCCGCCCCTGGTGCCGAGTTCCTGCTCCCGGTGATCGCTCCGCCGCCGGTGGTCAAGGCGGGCAACACGATTCGTGGTTGGCTGTCGGCCAGGAGCATCCACTCGCCCCGCGGCGCGGAGATGTGGAGCGCGTACTCGTCGCTGTCCGACGCACAGACCCGGCAGGCTTTCCTGCGTACCCTGCGTTCGGTGGTGGACTACCGCGGGCAGGCCGTCAGCGCTCTGAACCGGCTCTACCTGACCTCGGAGATGCCGGCGCTGGTGATCTGGGGCGACGCGGACCGGATCATCCCCGTCGAGCACGCGTACGGGCTTCGGGAGTTACATCCCGTGTGTCGTCTGGAGGTGTTGCCCGGCGTGGGCCACTTCCCGCACGTCGAGAAGCCCGACGATGTCGTCGACCTCATCGACGACTTCATCACCTCGACGACGGAGTCGGTCGCGCCGCCGCCCGTGACCGATCCGATCCGCTGAGCAGACCTACCGCTTGCGGACCGGATGACCGTTGCGCTCGGCCAGCGAACGCAGCTGCTTGAGCGCGAACTGGCGGTTCCGTCCGCCCTCGGGCAGCACGATGCCCGCCCAGAGGCCCACCGCACCGGGTGTCACGCACGCTTCACGGGCACACTGCCACCGGCGGGGGCAGGAACGGCACAGTTCTTTGGCGCCCTCGTCCGCCGTGGTGGTCCACCGGTCGGGATCGCGCGTACACGGCGCAGTCCACGCCTCTTCATCGATCGATACCGGATTCATGGCCACACCCCTTCCGTGTCGTCTCCGACGATACGCGTGTATCGCGCCGACAATACATTTGT contains:
- a CDS encoding WhiB family transcriptional regulator; translation: MNPVSIDEEAWTAPCTRDPDRWTTTADEGAKELCRSCPRRWQCAREACVTPGAVGLWAGIVLPEGGRNRQFALKQLRSLAERNGHPVRKR
- a CDS encoding alpha/beta fold hydrolase, with translation MSDVKFLDLHGDRFAYRDEGSGDEVLLLIHGMAGSSETWRAVIPRLATRYRVVAPDLLGHGQSAKPRGDYSLGAFAVWLRDLLDELGIARATVVGQSLGGGVAMQFAYQHRDYCERLILISSGGLGQDVGWTLRLLSAPGAEFLLPVIAPPPVVKAGNTIRGWLSARSIHSPRGAEMWSAYSSLSDAQTRQAFLRTLRSVVDYRGQAVSALNRLYLTSEMPALVIWGDADRIIPVEHAYGLRELHPVCRLEVLPGVGHFPHVEKPDDVVDLIDDFITSTTESVAPPPVTDPIR